One genomic segment of Ancylobacter sp. IITR112 includes these proteins:
- the truA gene encoding tRNA pseudouridine(38-40) synthase TruA: MPRYKLTIEYDGTPFVGWQVQAAGLSVQGVLAEAVRRFSGETVPVHGAGRTDAGVHATGQVAHVELARDWKPDTVRDAMNAHLRPHPVAVLAAEEVAEDFHARFSATGRRYLYRIIARRPDLVLERDRAWRVLRPLDAQAMAEGAARLIGRHDFTTFRAIGCQAASPVKTLDRLEVETVPLTGPGMEIRVHAQARSFLHHQVRSMVGTLVKLGEGAWTPDDVTAALEAKDRTRCGPMAPSAGLYLAEVTY, encoded by the coding sequence ATGCCGCGCTACAAGCTCACCATCGAATATGACGGCACCCCCTTTGTCGGCTGGCAGGTCCAGGCGGCGGGGCTGAGCGTGCAGGGCGTGCTCGCGGAGGCGGTGCGCCGCTTTTCCGGCGAGACGGTGCCGGTCCACGGCGCCGGGCGCACCGATGCCGGGGTGCACGCCACCGGGCAGGTGGCGCATGTCGAACTCGCCCGCGACTGGAAGCCGGACACGGTACGCGACGCCATGAACGCGCATCTGCGCCCGCATCCCGTCGCGGTGCTGGCGGCGGAAGAGGTGGCGGAGGATTTTCACGCCCGGTTCTCGGCGACGGGGCGGCGCTATCTCTACCGCATCATCGCCCGCCGGCCGGACCTCGTGCTGGAACGCGACCGCGCGTGGCGGGTGCTGCGCCCGCTCGACGCGCAGGCGATGGCGGAAGGCGCGGCCCGGCTGATCGGCCGGCATGACTTCACCACCTTCCGCGCCATTGGCTGCCAGGCGGCCTCGCCGGTGAAGACGCTCGACCGGCTGGAGGTGGAAACCGTGCCGCTCACCGGGCCGGGCATGGAGATCCGCGTGCACGCGCAGGCGCGCTCCTTCCTGCACCATCAGGTGCGCTCCATGGTCGGCACGCTGGTGAAGCTGGGCGAGGGGGCGTGGACCCCGGACGACGTGACCGCCGCGCTGGAGGCGAAGGACCGCACGCGCTGCGGCCCGATGGCGCCCTCGGCCGGGCTCTATCTGGCCGAAGTGACCTATTGA